The following DNA comes from Kitasatospora sp. NBC_01287.
GGCCTGCGCCACCTGGTCCAGCACCGCCCTGGCCCGGTCGTCCTTGAGGAACTGGCGGCGGAACCGGTAGGCGTCCTGGCCCATCGCCGCCGCCAACTGGTCGACCACCAGCTCCTGCGCGCAGCGGACGTTGGGCGAGTAGATGCCGCGCATGCTGCCGGTGTTGAAGCCGTGGTCGACCTCGCTCAGCAGCTGGGTGGTGACGCCGAACTCGTAGGGGGTCTGCTGGGTGAGCGCGAACATCGTCTCGGAGAAGGCCAGATTGGTCACCGGCAGCTTGTCGACCAGCGAGGTGAGGATCTCGCCGACGCCGTGGCCGAAGTCGGTGGCGACCGACGTGTGGCGCTGCTCGAAGCTGACCACGTTGCCCAGCGAGTAGGTGGCGCGCACCCGGGAGGTCGACATCGGGTGCGCGCGGCCCTGGCGGAAGTCGTCGGTGCGGTGCCACATCAGCTTGACCGGCTTGCCCATCGCCCGGGAGACCAGCGCCGCCTCCAGCGCCGCGTCGTGGAAGAGCTTGCGGCCGAACGACCCGCCGCCCTGGGTGACGTGCACGGTGACCTGGGTGGGCAGCAGCCCGAGCGCGGCCGCGATCAGCTCCTGGGCCACGATCGGCGCCTTCAGCGCGCCCCAGATCTCGGCCCGGTCCGCACGCACGTCGGCGATCGCGCAGTTGGGCTCCAGCGCGCTGTTGCTGGCGAAGTGGAAGGTGAACCGGGCGTCCACCGCCTGGGTGAGCAGCGGCAGCGGCGGGACCACCAGCGGCAGTTCGGCCGCCTGCAGCTCCTGCAGCACGGTGGCGTCACTCGTGCCCTCGGCGGTGCCGGGGCCCCAGGTCACCTGCAGCGCGCGGACCGCGTCGATGCACTGCCCGAAGGTCTGCCCGCGCACCGCGACACCGGTGGCGACGGCCACTACGTCGGTGATGCCCGGCATCGCCTGCACGGCCGCCAGGTTCCCCACCGCACCGACCGTGCCGTTGATCGTCGGCGGGCGGCAGAGCATGGTCGGCAGCGCCCCGGGCACGCTCAGGTCCATGGCGAACTGCTTGCGCCCGGTCACCGCGTCCAGCGCGTCGATCCGGTTCTGCGGCGTGCCGATCACGCCGAACCGCGCGGCCGGCTTGAGCGACACCGAGACCTGCACCGTGCCGGCGCTGGCCGCGGCCACCGCCAGCTCGCCGTACCCGATGCTGACGCCGGCCGCCGAGGTGATCACACCCGCGCTCGTCGTCAGCGTCGAGACCGCCACCCCGAGCTGGAGGGCGGCGGCCTGGAGCAGCCGCTGCCTGGCGATCGCGGCGGCCACCCGGATCGGCGTGAAGGTGGCGAGGGTGGTGTTCGAGGCCCCGGTGAGCTGGTTGAAGACCAACTCGGGACGGGCGTCCGCGAGGGTGACCCGCACCCGGTCCAGCGGGAGGTCCAGCTCCTCGGCGATCAGCATCGCGCTGGAGGTGGTGACGCCCTGGCCGACCTCGGCCCGCGGCAGCGCGAAGGAGGCCGTGCCGTCGGTGTTCAGCTGGATGCTGATCAGGTTCGCGGTGGGCAGCGCCGCGTCCGTGAGCAGGTCGTTCAGGTCGTAGACCTCGGACGGCTCGGGCAGCGAGGGGATCGCCGCCTCGGCCCGCTCGGGCACCGCCGCCTCCCCGAGCTGCGCGGCCACCGTGAGCGTGGCGGCCCCGAGCACGTAGCCCAGGAACCTCCGCCGCCCCACCGAGTGATCCTGATCACCCATCAACTGTCCTCTCCCCGGGGTTGTCGCGAAGCGCGAGCCTGCCACACCGCCGCTGCCCGACGCCACGCGGCCCCTTCGGGCACGCCGGGCCCCACCAGGCACGACGGGCTCCGGCACGCTGCCCGGCTCACCCCACCGGGCGCTGCCGCACCGGCATCCGGGTACGGGATGCGCGGCACGAGGTGTGCGGACGGCAGGGAGGGAAGAAGGGAAGGATGTTCCGTGCACGTGGTGAGCTGATCGCGAAGGCCAGACGCCGGCTGCGGGAGCCGGTGGTCGAGCAGGCCATCCGGGCGACCGCCGCGGCGACCCTCGCCTATGTCGTCGCACTGCACCTGAGCAGCGAGCCGGCCCCGCTGACAGCGCCGCTGACCGCCCTGCTCGTGGTGCAGGTGACGCTCTACTCCACCCTGACCACCGGGATCCGCCGGGTGAACTCGGTGGTGGTCGGGGTGCTGATCGCGATCGGCTTCAGCGCGGTGGTCGGCCTCTCCTGGTGGAGCCTGGCGCTGACCATCCTCGCGGCGCTGACGATCGGCCACTTCGTGCGGGTGGACGAGTTCGTCAACGAGGTCGCGATCAGCGCGATGCTGATCCTCGGGGTGACCCAGGTGGCCTCGCAGGCCTGGGACCGGATCCTGGAGACGCTGATCGGCGCCGTGGTGGGGCTGCTCTTCAACCTGCTCTTCGCCCCGCCGGTCTGGGTGGACACCGCCGGCGAGTCGCTCCTGGACCTGTCCCGCCGGGCCCGCCACCTGCTGCTGAGCATCGCCGAGGAGCTGAGCGGACCGACCCCGGTGGAGCGCGCGGCCGCCCGGCTGCACGAGGCGCGCCGGCTCGACCAGGCGATCGCCGACGTGGACGGCGCGCTGCGCCAGGCCGAGGACAGCCTGCGGCTGAACCCGCGGATCCGCGAGGGCCTGCTCTCCCGGATCATGCTGCGCACCGGCCTGGACACCCTGGAGATCTGCGTGGTGGTGGTGCGGGTGCTGGCCCGCTCGCTCACCGACCTGGCCAAGCGCCGCGAGGAGGGTGAACGGCTGCTGGCCCCCGACCTGGCGCTCGGGATGGAGGAGCTGCTCGGCCACATCGGCGGCGCGCTGGTCAGCTTCGCGGTGCTGGTCACCACCCAGGTCGGCCGCGACGCGCAGGAGGCGGAGGAGCGGCTGGCCGCCGAACTCGCCGCGGCCTGGGCCAGCCGGGAGAAGCTCGCCGAGCGGCTGCTGCGGCGCGTCCAGGAGCACCCGCAGGCCTGGCAGCTGCACGGCTCGATGCTGGCCGAGGTGGACCGGATCCTGGACGAGCTGGACCTGGAGCACCGCTCCCGGCGCCTGATGGAGGAGCTGGACCGCGCCTCGGTGGCCAACCGGGCCCGCCTGGAGCGGATCGGCGGGGCCCGGCGACTGGTCAAGGGCGGCGGGCGGCTGCTGCGGCGCGTGCTGCCGTAACCCCCCGCCCGCCCGCTCACCCGAGCCCGCCCGTACCCTCGCCCCCTCACCCGAGCCCGCCCGTCACCCCCGTCCCCTCACCCCCGCCCGTCACCCCCGCCCGCGCGACCAGGCCCGCTCAGCCAGGCGCGTGCCGCGGCGGGCACCGCGTCGGGCTCGCCGCGGGCGATCCGCTCGTCGACCGGGAGCGGGCCGTCGAAGCGGTTGCCCTCGCGGTCGGCGTAGAAGGAGCCGCTGATGACCAGCCGGGCGCCGTCCCGCAGCTGGTGGGTCCGGTTCCCGGTGGTGTAGCCAGCGGTGGGCGCGCCGATGGTGCGCACGTTCGACTGGCCCTGGAAGGCGACCACCACGGCCTCGCCCGCGCTGGCGGTGTGACCCGAGGTGAGCAGGGCCAGCGGTGCGTCCGCCGCGCGCCGCCCGGAGCCGAGCGGACTGCGCGAGCGGGCCGTCGGCTTGCCGCCCAGGCTGACCCGACCGTCCTCCAGCGTCCAGGCCTCGCTCTGCCCGTCCGGGCCCTCGAACCGGCCGAGGACGCCGTCCCGCAGCAGCGGGGCCGCCACCGCGAGCATCGGCCACATGTTCCCGCCGGTGTTGGCGCGCACGTCCACCACCCACGCCCGCGGTGCCGCCGCCAGCAGCGTGCCGAGCACCTCGTCCCCGGCCCTGGCGTAGTCGCGGGCGAGGCGGTAGCCGTCGGACAGCCCCGGCAGTCTGAGGTAGCCCACCCCCTCGACGACCCGGCCGGTCGGCAGCGGCGGTCCCAACGCCGCCGCCCGGGCCGCGAGCCGCTCCCTGACCTCCGGCGGGACGGCTGCCCGCGGCAGCCGCAGTCCGCTGTGCCGGCCACCGGCCCGCAGTAGCACCTCGCGCAGCAGCGTGTGCGTGTCGGCGTAGCCGCCGGCCCCCGTCAGCACGGCCTGCGCCTCCTGCCGGACGCCCGTCCAGTCCACCGTGTCGCTGTACAGCGCGGTGCGGCGGATCAGCTCCAGCGCGTCCAGCAGGTAGGCACGGATCCGGCGCGCCGAGCGCCGCCCGCGAGCGGCGGAGAGAACGGTGAGCATCGGGTGCACCCTCCCGACCGGCATCGGGCCGCCGGTCCTGCCTGAGACCTCGCAACGTCACCGGGGACGGTACACCTTCTCCCAACCAGCCCTCCCCCAGGGCTCGGTGGGCGACCAGCGCACCCATCCCTGCCGCCCCGTCCCGCGGCCGAGCGGCGGGCGTCGTAGAGTCGGTCCAGCGTGACCGGGGCCGACCTGTCGGACCCGGTCACCGAACAGCGGTGCCCACCCGATTGAGGCTCGGGTGGGCACCGCTGTCAGTTCAACGCGTCAACACGTACGTCACATGCAGGTACGCGAGGACCAGTGGCTGCAGAACAGCGACTCGACGATCGACTCGTTCTCCTCGTTCAGGCCCTGGAGGTCGAGGATGAAAGCCATGACACACCTCATTTCTTTGCGTTAACCGATGGGTTGGGTACTACTCGTGCACCGCGGCCAGTGGAGCGCCGTGGTGGTCCAGGAGGGGAAGGGCCGTGCCCTTCCGGGCCGACGCCGCGTGCAGCGCCAGCAGGATGCCGGCCGAGCCGGTGGCCAGGTCGGTGGAGAGGCGGAACAGGAGCTGGCCGGGGAACGCCGAGCGGTCCTGGTGGCGCACCAGGTGCCAGGAGAGCCGGGCCACCTGCCGCTCCAACTGCCGCGCGGCACTGCGGCCCTGGCCGCCAGGGCCACCATCGCCGCCACCATCGCAGCCACCGTCGCCGGCTGCGTCCCGGTCGCCGGCGGCCGCCGCGAGCGCGCAGACCAGTCCGGCCCGCCCCTCGAACAGCCCCGGCATCAGGAAGAATTCGGCCGCGCAGGCCTGGTCGAGCAGGTCGACGGCCTGGCTCAGCTGCGCGTCCTCGCGGTGGCGCAGCAGCGCCCGCGCGGCGATCGCCGCGCCTGCCGAGCCCGCGCCCAGGTAGGCGGTGCCCTGCCCGTCCTGGGTGAGCAGCATGCCCTTCTCGTCCACCTGGGCACCGGCCAGGTCGCGGGCCAGCGCGGCGAAGGCGAGATCCAGCCAGCGCTCCTCGCCGGTGTGCTCGTGCAGCCGGGTCAGGAAGAGCGCCAGGCCCGCGCCGCCGTTCAGCAGCCCGACCCGGCCCTTGCCGAGCACCGCGCCGGTGGCCAGCCGCTCGCCGTAGCCGAGCGCCTGCTCGGCCAGCTCGGGCTCGCCCCGCCGGTCGGCGAAGTGCAGCAGGCTCAGGCCGAGGCCGGCCAGGCCGCCCGACAGGTCGGCGCCGAAGACGCCGAGCCGCTGCCGGTGCTCGGTCAACTCCCGGGCCCGGTCCAGGATCTCGCCCGCCTCGTCGGGGCGGCCGACCCGGTCCAGGGCGAGCGCGGCACCGTGCAGGCCGTCGTACAGGCCGGGGCGGACCACCTTCGGGTCCCGCGCGGCCCGCAGCAACCACTCGACGTGCTCCTCCGGCACCGGGTAGCCGGTCTCCGCGAGGGCGTAGAGGACACCGGCGGCGCCGTGCGCGAGGTCGATGCCGCCGCGGTTGAACTGCTCGGGGTCGCCCGGGTAGAGCCGGTCGGTGCGCTGCGGCGTGGCGGCGGCCAGGATGCCCTCGGCCAGGTCGTCCATCACCCGGCGCCAGCTCTCGGCCGAGGCGCCGTCGGGGACGAAGGGCGCGATCCCGGTCCCGGTGCGCTCGGTGCTGCCGACCGGCAGCGCGCCGCCGGTGGCCGCCCGCAGCTGCCCGACCACCTCGGCCGCCCAGGAGGGCGGCAGCGCGAACCGCTCGGCCGCGGCGGCGGCCAGTTGCTCGGCCTTGGCCGAATCCAGCTCGATCAGGAAGGTCAGCGGCAGGAAGAGGAAGAGCCGCATGCAGGCCAGCGCGTACCGGTCGATCGCGGCACCGGTGCGGGCGGCCGGCGAGATGAAGCCGGGGGCACCGAAGCCCGGCGGGGTGCCGTCGAGGAGGTCGAAGGCCAGCTCGAAGTCGACCAGGGCGAGCCGGCCGTCCGGGCGGACCATCACATTGCCGGGGTGCAGGTCACCGAAGGCCACCCCGTGCTCGTGCAGGGTCTCCACCATGGCGGTCAGCTGCTCGCCGAAGTCCAGCGCCATCGCGGTGTACTCGGCCAGCGCGGCGGCGTCCGGCTCGGGGCGCAGCAGCGGGTAGCGGCCGGTGAACAGGTGCCGCTCCAGCTTCTCGCCCTCGATGAACTCCTCGACCAGGTACTCGTGCTCCCAGACCACCAGGTGCTCGTAGAGCTCGGGCAGGAAGTCCAGGCCGGCCAGCCGCCGCAGCGTGTCGCGCTCGCGGTGCAGCCGTTCCACCGCGTCCGTGCCGCGCCGGTCCAGGCCGGCCATCGGGCGGGCCTCGCGCAGCACCACCACCCGCCCGTCGCGGCGGTCGCGCGCCTTGTAGACGCCGCCGCCGTTGGAGAAGTGCAGGGCCCCCTCGATGTCGTAGGGGAAGTCCTCGGGCGCGCCGGCCGCTCTGGACTCGACCTGCTCGCGCAGGAAGTCGGGCACCGTGATCCAGTCGGGGACGGAGAAGACCGGGCGGCGCAGGTCGGGGACGAGCGTGCCCTCCGCGTCCCGCAGCGCGGAGACCGTCCGGCCCTGCTCGTCGAGGCAGTACAGCTGGCGGAAGGCGCCGTACCGCACGAAGAGCAGGCTGTCCCGCCAGCGCAGATCGCTCAGGATGTACGGCCCGCGCCGCCCGGCCAGCCGGGGCTCCAGCCCTTCGAGGACCCGGAGCAGCTCGGCCTCGTCCCGCGGATAGAGCGTCAGCAGCTTTCCGCTGGAACCCCGCGGCGCGTATTTCGAATTCGCCTTCAGCACGGTTTCCCGGCCGCGCAGGAATTTGACGCTCAGCAGTTCCTCGCGGCAGAACTCCAGCACGGTGTCGATGATCTCGGGCGCCTCGTCGAGCCCCCCGGAGACGTGCACCTTCCACCCCTGGTCGGGCAGCACCGCGTCCTCGGGGTGCAGGTAGACCCAGACGCTGTCGCGACTGCGGCGCCAGCCCTCCGGCACCGGCCGGACCGCCGGCGGGTAGAGGCCTTCGAGGTCGTCACGGGAGCCGGGGTCGTCGAAGTAGACGGGGTCCGCCTGGCAGAACTGCTCGTACTCCGAAGGCCGCACCGAAGGATCCCCTCCACGCATAAATCGACGGACCGTGCGGGGTGTGCCCGGCCGTTCGCACTGACCCGGACTCGTTTTCGTGTCCGGCGTTGGACCGGATTTATAGCCGGGTTTCCCGGATGGACTCAAGACCTTGCGGCAGCAATAACGGCGTGTTAACCGCGCGGCCATCGAAGCCCGCTCGGACCGCCCACGATGACCGGAAAACCGTGAACCCCGCGGGCCGGCCGATCCGTGCCGCGCCCACCCGCCCCAGGCCCCGCCCCCGGAGCGCGGCACCGGTCGCACACCGACCACCACGCCGCGGGAGCCGCCGGAGTGGTGGCGGCGATTTTCGGCCAACCCGGCTGATTTCACGTTCAGTCCGCGCGACTCCACGCAGTGTGCGCGTCGCGGGCCGACCTCGAACGGCAACGCATTCGAAGGGGGCTCCCGAGGGGGTTGCCTCGAAGGGGGCCGCCAACAGGCCCTCCCGCTACCGCCGTCGGCGGCCGCCCGTCAGCGGGTGGCTCCGCAGCAGGGCCCGGGTGGGCAGGCCGGTCGCGGCGAGGCAGAGCAGGACGGCTCCGGCGGCCAGGGGTAGTACCAGGCCGGGCGGGACGTACGGTGCGGTGCCCGCGATGCCGCGGGCGATCGGGAGAAGGGCGATCCAGGCGATGGCTCCGCCGACCGTCAGGCCGGTCACGGCGACCAGCAGCGCCTCCCAGCGCATCATCCGGCGCACCTGACGCCGGGTGGTGCCGGCCAGTCGCAGCAACGCCACCTCACGGCGCCGGTCGAGCACCGTCATGACCAGCGTGTTGGCGGCGTTGACGGCGGCGAACCCGCCCAGGACGCCCGCCATCACGGTGTCGGCCCAGCCGTTGAGCTCCGTCATCGCGTCCGACCGGGCGACGAATGAGGCCCGGTCGGTGACGGTCGCACCGCCACCCGGGCCAGCCAGGCCGATCAAGGCGGCCGCCACGGCCGCGCGATCGGCACCCGGCGCGTCCGCGACCAGGACCTGGCTGTCGTATCCGGCCGTGACGTGCGCGGCGACGGCCGCCCTCGGCAGCAGCACCTGGCCGAGGCCCGGCCCGCGGTCGTAGGTGGCCACCACGGTGGGCCGCACCTCGGTGCCGTCCCCGAGCCAGAGCGGCACCCTCTCGCCGACCCGCACGCCCAACTCGTCGGCCAGGCCCGCGTCCAGGGCGACGGTGTCGGCGGAGCGGCCGAGGTCGGCGAGCGCGCCCTCGCGCACCGGCAGGTCGAGCACCGCGGGCAGCCTGGCCGGGTCCCCGTCGACGCCGAGCGCGGTGGCGGAGTCGATGTCCTGGTCGGCGGCGAACAGCGCGGAGGTGTGCAGCAGACCCACGGCGGCGGCCACGCCGGGCAGTTGGGCCACCCGCTCGGCAGTGCCCGCGGGCAGGCCGGGGGCGGTGGAGCCGAGCACCTGGTCGGCGGTGACGCCGGTGCGGATGTTCTCGCCGGTGGCGTGCGCGATGGTGCTCTGGAGGAGGAGCAGGGTGCCGCAGAACGCGGTGACCAGCACGATCGGGGTGATCGCGGAGGCCAGCCGGCGGGCGCCCGCCCGGGTGTTGTCGGCGGCCAGCGAGCCGGGCGCGCCGCAGGCCCGCAGCGGGACGCCGAGCACGGCGGCGGCCAGCCGGGCCACCCAGGGGCCGAGCAGGGCGACGGCCGCCATGAAGCACATGACCACGCCGAGCGCGGTGTTGGCGGCCTTCGCCCCGTCCAGGCCGGCGGCGAGGACAGCGGCCACCACACCGCCCGCCGTGCAGAGCAGTCCGAGGCAGATCCGCACCGGGCCGGGCCGGCCGGGTTCGATGGCGGCCTGGCCGAGCGCCTGACCGGGGCGCAGCCGGGCGGGGCGGCGGGCGGCCAGGAAGCCGGCGGCCAGGGCGGCCAGGGTGCAGATGAGCACGGCGGCGAGGATCGGCAGCGGGCCGACGTCGAGCCGGACGCCGGGCGGGATCGCCCCGCGCGACACCAGCTGGTCGAGCCACCAGCGGGCGAGGGCGAGTCCGGGCAGGATGCCGAGCGCCCCGGCCACGGGGGCGAGCAGCACCGCCTCGGTGGCGATGCTGCGGCGGATCTGCCGGGGGGTGGCGCCGATGGCGCGCAGCAGGGCGAACTCGCGGACGCGCTGACCGGTGGCGAGGGCGACGGTGCTCATCACGACGAAGACCGCGGTCATGGTGGCGTAGCCGCCGAAGGAGCCGCCGATGCCCACCAGCAGGGTGCGGGCCCCGCCGATCGCGGGCTGCTCGACGGCGCCGCGGCCGTCCCCGGTGAACACCTCGGCGGCGCCGCCCAGGGCCTGGCGGACCTGGGCCGCCAGTGCCAGGACGGTGACGCCGTCGCGCGGTTGGACGGTGATCGCGTCGACGCGGCCCGGGTGGCCGCAGAGGCGGTCGGCCGTGGCGTCGGCGAACCAGGCGGTGGGGCCGGCCGGCTGTCCGGCGGCCAGGCCGCTGACGCGGAAGCTGCCGGTGCCGCCGGGAGCGGTGAGGGTGAGGCTCGCGCCCGGCGCGAGGTGGGCGGTGCGCGCCGTGTCAGCGTCCAGCACCACCTCGTTCGGGCCGGGGGCGCGGCCTTCGAGGAGCCGGTCGGCGGGGCCGGCGATGCCGAGCGCGGCGAAGCCCCGGCCGGTCAGCGCGGGGTGGTCCTCACCGGCCGGCAGCGGGAAGGCGCTGTCCGGACGGGCCTCGGCCGCACCCGGCAGGCCGGCGATCCGGCCCGCCAGCGCGGCGTCCACCCGGGCCCGTTCGGGCACCGCCTGCGTCACGGTCTCGGTGTCCTGGCCGGTCCTCACGCTCAGCCTGACGTCCGGGTCGGCGGCGACGACCACCGGTGCCCGGGCGTACCGGAGGGGCGGCAGCTTCGCGGTCAGGCCGGTCTGCAGCAGCACGCCGCAGGCCGCCACGACGGCGGCCGCCAGCGCCAGGGCGATCAGGGTGCCCGCGAAGGAGGCGGGCCGGAAGCGCACGGAGGCGCGGGCCAGTCCGTTCGTCACGCGGCGGCCCCCGCGGGGCGGGCGGTCAGCGCGGCCATCCGGTCGGCGACGGCTTGCGGCTCCGGGTGGCGCAGCTGGTCGGTGATGGCGCCGCCGACCAGGAAGAGCACCCGGTCGGCCACCGAGGCCGCCACCGGATCGTGGGTCACCATGACCACCGTCGCCCCCGTCGCGTCCACGGCGTGCCGCAGCAGGCCCAGCACCTCGTGCGCGGTGCGGGTGTCCAGCGCGCCGGTGGGCTCGTCGGCGAAGACCACGTCGGGGCGGGTGATCAGCGCCCGGGCGATCGCCACGCGCTGCTGCTGCCCGCCGGACAGCTGGCTCGGCCGCCGCCCGGCGTGCGCGCCGAGGCCCACCTGGGCCAGCAGCTCCCGGGCCCGCGCCCGGTCCTGGCGCCCGCCGGCGAGCCGCTGCGGCAGCAGCACGTTCTGCTCGACCGTCAGCGCGGGCAGCAGGTTGAAGGATTGGAAGACGAAGCCGATCCGGCTGCGGCGCAGCCGGGTGAGCCGGTTCTCGCTCAGCCCGGTGATCTCCTGGCCGCCGAGCCGGACCTCGCCCGCGTCCGGGCGGTCCAGGCCCGCCGCGCACTGCAGGAACGTGGACTTGCCGGACCCGGACGGGCCCATCACGGCGGTGAAGCTGCCGCGGCCGAGCGCCAGGTCGATCCCGCGCAGGGCCTGCACCGCCTTGCCGCCACGGCCGTAGCTGCGGCGCACCCCGCGCAGCTCGATCGCGGGGTGCTCGGGCCGGTCCACCGCGGTCGGAGCCGCCTCGTAGGCGGGCGCGTCCGGCCCGGTTGCGGCGCTCGCCTTCCTCGGGTCACCGGTCGCGGACCCGGTCAGGGCGCGGATCACGATCTCCTCCTGGGGTGGGGTGGGGTGGGGTGGGTTGCGGTACGGCCGGGGCGTCCCGACCGGTCTCCAGCCCATCACCCGGCCGGCGCGTTCTCGTCCGAGCGCGGGACGAGAAGGCGCGGGGGACCTCGGTCCACCGGCCGGCGGGACCAGGACCCTGCTCCTACCCCGGGATCCACCCGCGGGCCCGGTGACCTGCGGTGCGGCGGTGGAAGAATGGTTCGCGCACGCCGGCCGCGGCGCACCGGGGAGGGCCCGGCGCGCGGGCCGCCGCGGACACCCGCCGCGGACACGCGCAAAGGACACCCGCAGAGGAGAACCACCAGCATGGCGACGCGCCGACCGCTGCCGCCGGACCCGGCGCAGGTACCACAGTCACCACAGGCACCGCAGGCACTCGACGGACCGGGCACCGACTCCCCCTGGACCCGCAACGACGCGCTGGTGGCCGCCGGTTCGGCCATCCTGGACCTGTTCGGCTACACGATGACCAGCCTGGACGACAACCATCCGCTGAGCCTGCTGGGGCTGGTGCTCAGTGTGCTGGCGGCGCTGCCGCTGCTGGTCCGGCGCCGTCACCCGCTCGCGGTCCTGGTCGTGGTGCTGGCCCTCAACCTGGCGCTGAACCTGAGCGCGCCGCTGTCGCACCACTTCCCCTGCACCATCGCGGTGGCACTGTTCGCCGTCACCCAGTACCGCTCGCTCGCCCTCGCCGTGCCGGCGGGGCTGACCGCCTCCCTCGTCGCGCTGACCAGCCTCGGACCGCGCCTGAGCCTGGGCGGGGAGGACGTCCTGGGCAGCCTGCTGGCGAGCGTGCTGGTGGTCGGCACCGGCGCCGTGCTCACCCGCTGGCAGCGCGAGCTGGAGATCCGGCGCCGGCTGCTGGCGGAGCGCGCGGTGGCCGAGGAACGGCGGCGGATCGCGCGGGAGCTGCACGACATCGTCGCCCACCAGATCACCACCATGCAGCTGATGGCCGGCGGTGCGCGGGCCAACCTGGGCGGCGACATCGAGGTGGTGCGCGAGGCCCTGGTGACGCTGGAGAGCTCCGGCCGCCTGGCACTGCGCGAGATGCGCCAGCTGCTCGATGTGCTGCGGGCCGACGACGAGCGCGAGGAGGTCCCGGCCGCGCCTCAGCCCGGCACCGCCGACCTGGAACGGATCGTCGACGAGTCGCGGCTGGCCGGCCTGCCCACCGAGTTCACCGTCCACGGCACCGCGCGAGCGCTGCCGCCGACCACCGACCTGGCCGTCTTCCGGATCGTCCAGGAGTCGCTCACCAACACCCGCAAGCACGCCGGCCCTGCCCGGGCCCGGGTCGAACTGACCTACCGGCCGCACTCGGTCACCGTGGAGGTCAGCGATGACGGCGCCGGCCGGCCGGGCCGCACCGCCGGCGGGGCGCACGGCCACGGTGGTGCCCTCACCCCGCCGGGATCGGGCGGGGAGCGCGGCGGGTACGGTCTGATCGGCATGCGGGAGCGGGCCGCGCTGAACGGCGGCAGCCTGGTGGCCGGGCCACAGGCGGAGGGCGGGTTCCGCGTCACGGCGAGCCTGCCGCTGGGCCCGGCCGAGAACGTCGAGAGGGAGGAACTGTTCGGATGACACCGACCACGGCGCCGATCAGGGTGCTGATCGCGGACGACCAGCCGCTGGTCCGGCGCGGCCTGGCCCTGATCCTGGCGCCCGCTCCGGGCGTCGAGGTGGTGGCCGAGGCCGAGCACGGCGAGCAGGCCGTCGAGCTGGCCCACCGGCACCGGCCCTCGGTGGTGGTCATGGACGTCCGGATGCCGGTCCTCGACGGCGTCCAGGCCACCGAGCGCCTCGCCCGCGAACTGCCCGACTGCCGGGTCCTGGCACTGAGCACCTTCGACATGGACGAGTACGTGGTGGCCGCGCTGCGCGCCGGTGCCTACGGCTTCCTGCCCAAGGACGTCTCCCCGGAGGACCTGCTCGCCGCGATCCGCACCGTGCACACCGGCGAGGCCGCCGTGGCGCCCCGGCTGCTCACCCGGCTGCTCTCCACCTACGTCACCGCGTCCCACCCGCCGCGGCCGACGGCCGCGGCGCAGAGCCCGGTCGACCTGACGGCCCGCGAGGTCGAGGTGTGGCGCCTGATCGCCACCGGTCTGGACAACGCCGAGATCGCGCGGGCCATGGAGATCAGCCTCTCCACGGTCAAGAACCACATCACCAGCATCTTCGGCAAGCTGCGGGTGCGTGACCGCGCCCAGGCGGTGATCGCCGCCTACGAGTCCGGCCTGGTCGCGGCCGGCCCCACGGGCTGAGACACAGGCTCCGAGGCCGACCGGCCC
Coding sequences within:
- a CDS encoding FtsX-like permease family protein, translated to MTNGLARASVRFRPASFAGTLIALALAAAVVAACGVLLQTGLTAKLPPLRYARAPVVVAADPDVRLSVRTGQDTETVTQAVPERARVDAALAGRIAGLPGAAEARPDSAFPLPAGEDHPALTGRGFAALGIAGPADRLLEGRAPGPNEVVLDADTARTAHLAPGASLTLTAPGGTGSFRVSGLAAGQPAGPTAWFADATADRLCGHPGRVDAITVQPRDGVTVLALAAQVRQALGGAAEVFTGDGRGAVEQPAIGGARTLLVGIGGSFGGYATMTAVFVVMSTVALATGQRVREFALLRAIGATPRQIRRSIATEAVLLAPVAGALGILPGLALARWWLDQLVSRGAIPPGVRLDVGPLPILAAVLICTLAALAAGFLAARRPARLRPGQALGQAAIEPGRPGPVRICLGLLCTAGGVVAAVLAAGLDGAKAANTALGVVMCFMAAVALLGPWVARLAAAVLGVPLRACGAPGSLAADNTRAGARRLASAITPIVLVTAFCGTLLLLQSTIAHATGENIRTGVTADQVLGSTAPGLPAGTAERVAQLPGVAAAVGLLHTSALFAADQDIDSATALGVDGDPARLPAVLDLPVREGALADLGRSADTVALDAGLADELGVRVGERVPLWLGDGTEVRPTVVATYDRGPGLGQVLLPRAAVAAHVTAGYDSQVLVADAPGADRAAVAAALIGLAGPGGGATVTDRASFVARSDAMTELNGWADTVMAGVLGGFAAVNAANTLVMTVLDRRREVALLRLAGTTRRQVRRMMRWEALLVAVTGLTVGGAIAWIALLPIARGIAGTAPYVPPGLVLPLAAGAVLLCLAATGLPTRALLRSHPLTGGRRRR
- a CDS encoding ABC transporter ATP-binding protein, which encodes MIRALTGSATGDPRKASAATGPDAPAYEAAPTAVDRPEHPAIELRGVRRSYGRGGKAVQALRGIDLALGRGSFTAVMGPSGSGKSTFLQCAAGLDRPDAGEVRLGGQEITGLSENRLTRLRRSRIGFVFQSFNLLPALTVEQNVLLPQRLAGGRQDRARARELLAQVGLGAHAGRRPSQLSGGQQQRVAIARALITRPDVVFADEPTGALDTRTAHEVLGLLRHAVDATGATVVMVTHDPVAASVADRVLFLVGGAITDQLRHPEPQAVADRMAALTARPAGAAA
- a CDS encoding sensor histidine kinase; the protein is MATRRPLPPDPAQVPQSPQAPQALDGPGTDSPWTRNDALVAAGSAILDLFGYTMTSLDDNHPLSLLGLVLSVLAALPLLVRRRHPLAVLVVVLALNLALNLSAPLSHHFPCTIAVALFAVTQYRSLALAVPAGLTASLVALTSLGPRLSLGGEDVLGSLLASVLVVGTGAVLTRWQRELEIRRRLLAERAVAEERRRIARELHDIVAHQITTMQLMAGGARANLGGDIEVVREALVTLESSGRLALREMRQLLDVLRADDEREEVPAAPQPGTADLERIVDESRLAGLPTEFTVHGTARALPPTTDLAVFRIVQESLTNTRKHAGPARARVELTYRPHSVTVEVSDDGAGRPGRTAGGAHGHGGALTPPGSGGERGGYGLIGMRERAALNGGSLVAGPQAEGGFRVTASLPLGPAENVEREELFG
- a CDS encoding response regulator transcription factor — its product is MTPTTAPIRVLIADDQPLVRRGLALILAPAPGVEVVAEAEHGEQAVELAHRHRPSVVVMDVRMPVLDGVQATERLARELPDCRVLALSTFDMDEYVVAALRAGAYGFLPKDVSPEDLLAAIRTVHTGEAAVAPRLLTRLLSTYVTASHPPRPTAAAQSPVDLTAREVEVWRLIATGLDNAEIARAMEISLSTVKNHITSIFGKLRVRDRAQAVIAAYESGLVAAGPTG